The Panicum hallii strain FIL2 chromosome 9, PHallii_v3.1, whole genome shotgun sequence genome has a window encoding:
- the LOC112877121 gene encoding pistil-specific extensin-like protein — MAFNPNPPGLGFPYFPPNPYLPRPPPQPQPRPQAPPPPQRFPPPMRAPPPPQCAPPPPQPPPPRRAPPPPRRAPPPPTLPPPPPRRAPPPTTLPPPPSPPIRPPPPPIRPPPPPTPRPQAPPPPHPFVPPPPHILPPPTPLLPPPSPPHHIVIIVVFVSLGSLLLLACLAALLCWHKRGRKTETKAEVLNFSDHVHVHKDTMPGPGAANVVRLTVDEDVKFQEAVKKQDAIGESSSTAAAGKTTHHHLPWTWHKKHESREDKKTELINVTKHKHVDEKIIPGPHGEKIEVLSEDEDIRFEEAGENKEEFEKSKARITKS; from the coding sequence ATGGCGTTCAACCCAAACCCTCCAGGACTGGGCTTCCCCTACTTCCCTCCAAACCCTTACCTTCCAAGGCCACCGCCGCAGCCCCAGCCGCGGCCACAAgccccgccaccaccacagCGCTTCCCACCACCGATGCGAGCCCCACCACCGCCACAGtgtgctccgccgcctcctcaGCCTCCGCCGCCACGACgcgctccaccaccaccacgccgtgctcccccgccgcccacattgccaccaccaccaccacgtcGTGCTCCTCCGCCCACCACTCTGCCCCCACCACCGTCACCGCCTATTCGCCCACCGCCACCGCCTATTcgcccaccgccaccgccaacTCCTCGGCCACAAGCGCCACCACCGCCTCACCCGTTCGTGCCACCTCCGCCGCATATCCTGCCTCCGCCGACGCCCCTGCTGCCTCCGCCTAGCCCTCCTCACCACATTGTCATCATCGTGGTGTTCGTCTCACTGGGcagcctgctgctgctggcatGCCTCGCCGCGCTCCTCTGCTGGCACAAGAGGGGGAGAAAGACAGAGACCAAGGCTGAGGTGCTCAACTTCAGCGACCACGTCCACGTCCACAAGGATACCATGCCAGGTCCTGGGGCTGCCAACGTCGTCAGGCTCACAGTAGACGAAGACGTCAAGTTCCAAGAGGCAGTCAAGAAGCAGGACGCCATTGGCGAGTCCTCGAGCACTGCAGCAGCTGGGAAGACGACACATCACCACCTCCCTTGGACCTGGCACAAGAAACATGAGAGCAGAGAAGATAAGAAGACTGAGCTCATCAATGTCACAAAGCACAAGCATGTCGACGAGAAGATCATACCTGGGCCGCACGGCGAAAAGATTGAGGTCCTTTCAGAAGATGAAGATATCAGATTTGAAGAGGCCGGCGAGAACAAAGAAGAGTTTGAGAAATCCAAGGCACGCATAACCAAGTCCTAA